The following are encoded in a window of Hirundo rustica isolate bHirRus1 chromosome 23, bHirRus1.pri.v3, whole genome shotgun sequence genomic DNA:
- the LOC120762658 gene encoding endothelial cell-selective adhesion molecule isoform X2, whose amino-acid sequence MLYKTTGPFQILSYLGGVVKVEETDLKPRMGFLYPIHSHNISVFINATREQDSGQYMCSVNVVDDTIRLDKNVGIINLTVLVPPAAPTCQLHGNAIVGANVTLSCSSKKGKPSPMYQWQREPPALQVFFPPALDRARGTLKLTNLSLEMSGVYVCRAENQAGSKNCSIVLEVHSTSTKAVIAGAVLGSLGALATIIFFAQKVVGYRRKKRDSQEEGANEIKEDAVAPKTPTWARRPASDTMSKTSTLSSIGGTRHAYGARAPSDTASILTTTGSYRGPPPRGGGRPPNLSPPAVNGTSRRRQDPAAAPVGSLPPSSLARAGAVPVMVPAQSRAGSLV is encoded by the exons ATGCTGTACAAGACCACTGGGCCCTTCCAG ATCCTGTCATACCTGGGCGGGGTAGTGAAGGTGGAAGAGACGGATCTGAAGCCCCGCATGGGGTTCCTGTACCCCATCCACAGCCACAACATCTCGGTGTTCATCAACGCCACCCGGGAGCAAGACTCGGGTCAGTACATGTGCTCCGTCAACGTGGTGGACGACACCATCAGGTTGGACAAGAACGTCGGCATCATCAACCTCACCGTCCTGG TGCCGCCGGCCGCCCCCACCTGCCAGCTGCACGGCAACGCCATCGTGGGGGCCAACGtcaccctgagctgctcctccaAGAAGGGGAAGCCCTCGCCCATGTACCAGTGGCAGCGCGAGCCGCCCGCCCTGCAGGTCTtctttccccctgccctgg ACCGGGCCAGGGGCACCCTCAAGCTGACCAACCTCTCCCTGGAAATGTCAGGAGTCTACGTCTGCAGGGCTGAAAACCAAGCAGGTTCTAAGAACTGCAGCATTGTCCTGGAGGTACACTCAA CAAGCACCAAAGCAGTCATTGCCGGCGCCGTGCTGGGCTCCCTGGGTGCCCTTGCCACCATCATCTTCTTCGCCCAGAAGGTTGTCGGCTACAGGAGGAAAAAACGTGACAGCCAGGAGGAGGGAGCCAACGAGATCAA GGAAGACGCCGTGGCACCCAAAACCCCGACGTGGGCAAGGAGGCCAGCTTCAGACACCATGTCCAAAACCAGCACGCTGTCCTCCATCGGCGGCACCCGGCACGCCTACGGAGCCAGAGCCCCCTCCGACACCGCCTCCATCCTCACCACCACCGGCAGCTACCGGGGACCCCCGCCCCGGGGAGGGGGGCGGCCCCCCAACCTCTCTCCCCCTGCCGTTAACGGGACCTCCCGGCGCCGCCAGGATCCAGCCGCCGCTCCCGTGGGGTCGCTGcccccctccagcctggcacGAGCAGGTGCCGTCCCTGTCATGGTGCCAGCGCAGAGCCGAGCTGGCTCCTTGGTGTGa
- the LOC120762658 gene encoding endothelial cell-selective adhesion molecule isoform X1 yields MGALRRAALALAALLGVSWAVLEVHVGTSLVFSVEGQQAVLPAWYTSHSQNEPYVTWMLYKTTGPFQILSYLGGVVKVEETDLKPRMGFLYPIHSHNISVFINATREQDSGQYMCSVNVVDDTIRLDKNVGIINLTVLVPPAAPTCQLHGNAIVGANVTLSCSSKKGKPSPMYQWQREPPALQVFFPPALDRARGTLKLTNLSLEMSGVYVCRAENQAGSKNCSIVLEVHSTSTKAVIAGAVLGSLGALATIIFFAQKVVGYRRKKRDSQEEGANEIKEDAVAPKTPTWARRPASDTMSKTSTLSSIGGTRHAYGARAPSDTASILTTTGSYRGPPPRGGGRPPNLSPPAVNGTSRRRQDPAAAPVGSLPPSSLARAGAVPVMVPAQSRAGSLV; encoded by the exons GTgtctcctgggctgtgctggaggtgcACGTGGGGACGAGCTTGGTGTTCTCTGTGGAGGGGCAGCAGGCGGTGCTGCCTGCCTGGTACACCAGCCACTCCCAGAACGAGCCCTACGTCACCTGGATGCTGTACAAGACCACTGGGCCCTTCCAG ATCCTGTCATACCTGGGCGGGGTAGTGAAGGTGGAAGAGACGGATCTGAAGCCCCGCATGGGGTTCCTGTACCCCATCCACAGCCACAACATCTCGGTGTTCATCAACGCCACCCGGGAGCAAGACTCGGGTCAGTACATGTGCTCCGTCAACGTGGTGGACGACACCATCAGGTTGGACAAGAACGTCGGCATCATCAACCTCACCGTCCTGG TGCCGCCGGCCGCCCCCACCTGCCAGCTGCACGGCAACGCCATCGTGGGGGCCAACGtcaccctgagctgctcctccaAGAAGGGGAAGCCCTCGCCCATGTACCAGTGGCAGCGCGAGCCGCCCGCCCTGCAGGTCTtctttccccctgccctgg ACCGGGCCAGGGGCACCCTCAAGCTGACCAACCTCTCCCTGGAAATGTCAGGAGTCTACGTCTGCAGGGCTGAAAACCAAGCAGGTTCTAAGAACTGCAGCATTGTCCTGGAGGTACACTCAA CAAGCACCAAAGCAGTCATTGCCGGCGCCGTGCTGGGCTCCCTGGGTGCCCTTGCCACCATCATCTTCTTCGCCCAGAAGGTTGTCGGCTACAGGAGGAAAAAACGTGACAGCCAGGAGGAGGGAGCCAACGAGATCAA GGAAGACGCCGTGGCACCCAAAACCCCGACGTGGGCAAGGAGGCCAGCTTCAGACACCATGTCCAAAACCAGCACGCTGTCCTCCATCGGCGGCACCCGGCACGCCTACGGAGCCAGAGCCCCCTCCGACACCGCCTCCATCCTCACCACCACCGGCAGCTACCGGGGACCCCCGCCCCGGGGAGGGGGGCGGCCCCCCAACCTCTCTCCCCCTGCCGTTAACGGGACCTCCCGGCGCCGCCAGGATCCAGCCGCCGCTCCCGTGGGGTCGCTGcccccctccagcctggcacGAGCAGGTGCCGTCCCTGTCATGGTGCCAGCGCAGAGCCGAGCTGGCTCCTTGGTGTGa